From Candidatus Babeliales bacterium, the proteins below share one genomic window:
- a CDS encoding DnaJ domain-containing protein → MNKIEKNLKIFLLLTSLFICNQTLFTPEEGPEKSGEQQKREQSQKPDAQEKETAEQRDERLRNQTWRETKLSEMHKKAWVHIKDAIFGKPEKVKLDVEEKQAAPKAKASEGDSNKVSASEFEAVAPETKVTANDNSPAANETTPEAAPKITDSGFESVSETKATTLSNSPVAKAAKEYIDPQSLEGRRIASEKIAKEKAAKDEADAKAIASEKEAAQRKEAEKFVEKSTPMLKKIKNLSDESSRKQMLELLDLDPTKPYTKKEIVSAYRKASTIWHPDKWSQATDEIRNEATEIFKKINDAYESLVAKQNKYEIANKISEKLNLIFKQKNLNSFSEEKILNLKNLSCELLGLDPNEPYSTTKTEDAVSKLQYGLTDSDLDLKFEDDIKKASSFLKREYFQAKKDEAILKRVPFEPEQVKELSPSGISRLDDVQIRLLTKADQIKNLSKAQIDAFTDIQLSKKKDGDGFSDDKIKQLKKQFESLKPTAEETRLFEERINKARPPKK, encoded by the coding sequence ATGAACAAAATTGAAAAAAACTTAAAAATTTTCTTACTGCTTACCAGTCTTTTTATATGCAATCAAACTTTATTTACTCCTGAAGAAGGTCCTGAAAAATCAGGAGAACAGCAGAAGCGAGAACAATCTCAAAAACCTGATGCTCAAGAAAAAGAAACAGCTGAGCAAAGAGATGAACGACTTCGCAATCAAACTTGGAGGGAAACAAAATTAAGTGAAATGCACAAGAAAGCATGGGTACATATTAAGGATGCCATTTTTGGAAAACCTGAAAAAGTCAAACTTGACGTAGAAGAAAAACAAGCTGCTCCAAAAGCTAAAGCATCAGAAGGTGATTCTAATAAAGTATCAGCTTCTGAATTCGAGGCAGTTGCTCCAGAAACAAAAGTAACAGCTAACGATAATTCTCCAGCGGCAAATGAAACAACCCCAGAAGCTGCTCCCAAAATAACAGATTCTGGATTCGAGTCAGTTTCAGAAACAAAAGCAACAACTCTTTCTAATTCTCCTGTAGCTAAAGCTGCTAAAGAATATATTGATCCACAATCGTTAGAAGGACGAAGGATTGCAAGCGAAAAAATTGCAAAGGAAAAGGCTGCAAAGGATGAAGCTGATGCTAAAGCAATAGCCTCAGAAAAAGAAGCTGCTCAAAGAAAAGAAGCTGAAAAATTCGTGGAAAAATCTACTCCTATGCTTAAAAAAATAAAAAATCTCAGTGATGAATCTAGCCGTAAACAGATGCTCGAATTGTTAGATTTAGATCCTACAAAACCTTACACAAAAAAAGAAATCGTATCAGCTTACAGAAAAGCATCTACTATATGGCATCCTGATAAATGGTCGCAGGCAACAGACGAAATACGAAATGAAGCAACAGAAATTTTCAAGAAGATAAATGATGCATACGAGTCTTTAGTGGCAAAACAGAATAAGTATGAAATAGCCAATAAAATTAGTGAGAAACTTAATCTCATATTTAAACAAAAAAATTTAAACAGTTTCTCTGAAGAGAAGATATTAAATCTAAAAAATCTATCGTGTGAGCTCTTAGGATTAGATCCTAATGAGCCTTATAGTACAACGAAAACTGAAGACGCAGTAAGTAAATTGCAGTATGGTCTTACCGATAGTGACCTTGATCTTAAATTTGAAGACGATATCAAAAAAGCTTCATCTTTCTTAAAAAGAGAATATTTTCAAGCAAAAAAAGATGAGGCAATACTAAAACGCGTTCCTTTTGAACCTGAGCAAGTTAAAGAGTTAAGCCCTAGTGGCATTAGCCGATTGGATGATGTACAAATTAGACTACTAACTAAAGCAGATCAAATTAAAAATCTCTCAAAAGCCCAAATTGATGCATTTACAGATATTCAACTCTCAAAGAAAAAGGATGGCGATGGTTTCTCTGATGATAAAATCAAACAATTAAAGAAACAATTTGAAAGCTTAAAGCCAACAGCTGAAGAGACAAGACTGTTCGAGGAAAGAATAAATAAAGCAAGACCACCTAAAAAATAA